The following are encoded in a window of Mycoplasmopsis verecunda genomic DNA:
- the whiA gene encoding DNA-binding protein WhiA — protein sequence MKNKHVNSFSSDVKKEIINSISKKQEIIAFINGLVFCSAEVDKNHNYVTYIKNDYLLDKLMRKLQKVHLDYIKENTWKSKIIILSNNEIINELQSSDYLSFFFAGVFFGAGSISTKESTSYHLEISSHNKENLLIIQDKLNQYNFNFNFIVRANKYVIYTKNKDKLIDFLAGINAKNSWYELQNIIIKRDFENVTNRINNIDLSNINKIAKSTIKHIENINYIFEHNLEHLFDDNQLVAFRIKAEDKWLSLTELSYILETKHNIFISKSGLNHWFRKLEQVVAQHKKNI from the coding sequence ATGAAAAACAAACATGTAAATTCTTTTAGTTCAGATGTTAAAAAAGAGATAATAAATAGTATAAGTAAAAAGCAAGAAATAATAGCTTTTATTAATGGGTTGGTTTTCTGTTCAGCTGAAGTGGACAAAAATCATAATTATGTTACATATATTAAGAATGACTATTTATTAGATAAATTAATGCGTAAATTACAAAAAGTTCATCTTGATTACATAAAAGAAAATACATGAAAATCAAAAATCATAATCCTAAGTAATAACGAGATAATAAATGAACTTCAATCTTCAGATTACTTATCATTCTTTTTTGCAGGTGTATTTTTCGGTGCGGGTAGTATATCCACAAAAGAATCTACATCATATCATTTAGAAATTTCTTCTCATAATAAAGAAAATTTACTAATAATCCAAGATAAATTAAATCAATACAACTTTAACTTTAACTTTATTGTTAGAGCAAATAAATATGTTATTTACACTAAAAATAAAGATAAATTAATTGACTTTCTAGCCGGTATAAATGCTAAAAACTCATGATACGAATTACAAAATATTATTATTAAAAGAGATTTTGAAAATGTTACAAACAGAATTAATAATATAGATTTAAGTAATATAAATAAAATAGCAAAAAGTACGATAAAACATATTGAAAACATAAATTATATTTTTGAACACAATCTTGAACATCTTTTTGATGATAATCAACTTGTTGCTTTTAGAATCAAAGCAGAAGATAAATGATTATCACTTACTGAATTATCTTATATTTTAGAAACAAAGCATAATATTTTTATTTCTAAGAGCGGATTAAATCACTGGTTTCGAAAATTAGAACAAGTTGTTGCTCAACATAAGAAAAATATTTAA